A region from the Spiroplasma taiwanense CT-1 genome encodes:
- a CDS encoding SUMF1/EgtB/PvdO family nonheme iron enzyme — protein MIKINEKEFLIGNNDFDGKSTDFESPPKMVKVESFWIDETSVTNQMFKEFVDETNYLTEAEKVGYSYVFHLQLTEETKKNNEKLAGLDWWYEVNGAFWKCPYGPNSNIDNILDHPVVHVSKNEAVEYCKWAKKRLPTEAEWELAARGGKYNTKFPWGNEKKVENKWMLNIFQGNFPYENTLEDGYLGTSPCTAFPPNSYGIYQMLGNVWEWC, from the coding sequence ATGATAAAAATAAATGAGAAAGAATTTTTAATCGGTAATAATGATTTCGATGGAAAATCTACTGATTTTGAATCTCCACCAAAAATGGTGAAAGTTGAAAGTTTTTGAATTGATGAAACTTCAGTAACAAATCAGATGTTTAAAGAATTTGTGGATGAAACAAATTATTTAACTGAAGCAGAAAAAGTAGGGTATTCATATGTATTTCACTTACAATTAACTGAGGAAACAAAAAAGAACAATGAAAAATTAGCAGGTTTAGATTGATGATATGAAGTAAATGGTGCATTTTGGAAATGTCCTTATGGACCTAATTCAAATATTGATAATATTTTAGATCACCCTGTTGTACATGTTTCAAAAAATGAGGCGGTAGAATATTGTAAATGAGCTAAAAAGAGATTGCCAACAGAAGCGGAATGAGAACTTGCAGCAAGAGGTGGAAAATATAATACTAAATTTCCTTGGGGAAATGAAAAAAAAGTAGAAAATAAATGAATGTTAAATATTTTTCAAGGTAACTTTCCATATGAAAATACATTAGAAGATGGTTATTTAGGAACTTCACCTTGTACTGCTTTTCCTCCAAATTCTTATGGAATTTATCAAATGCTTGGTAATGTTTGAGAATGGTGTTAA
- a CDS encoding 4Fe-4S single cluster domain-containing protein, translated as MGKFLMNSEIEGPGIRFVIWFQGCNIGCKGCSNQELLALDKKMFMPTTYIFEKILEAKSKFNIEGVTLLGGEPFLQPDGLSELVIWCQKNGLTVICFTGYIYEKLLEEYSEILTKIDILIDGPFIMKLLDRKRRLVGSKNQRVIKITDKYKDCDYFEQPHSEAEIQIYNNRLSLNGDGVIFDNEEGEFNFKLK; from the coding sequence ATGGGTAAATTTTTAATGAATAGTGAAATTGAAGGACCTGGAATAAGATTTGTGATTTGATTTCAAGGATGTAATATTGGGTGTAAGGGATGTAGTAATCAAGAATTATTAGCATTAGATAAAAAAATGTTTATGCCAACAACATACATTTTTGAAAAAATTTTGGAAGCCAAATCTAAGTTTAATATTGAAGGAGTTACTCTTTTGGGTGGTGAACCATTTTTACAACCTGATGGACTCAGTGAATTGGTTATTTGATGTCAAAAAAATGGCTTAACAGTTATTTGTTTTACAGGCTATATTTATGAAAAATTACTTGAAGAATATAGCGAAATTTTAACTAAAATAGATATTTTAATCGATGGACCTTTTATTATGAAACTATTAGATAGAAAAAGACGACTTGTTGGAAGCAAAAATCAAAGAGTCATTAAAATAACAGATAAATATAAAGACTGTGATTATTTTGAGCAACCACATTCAGAGGCAGAAATTCAAATTTATAATAATAGACTTTCTCTAAATGGAGATGGAGTGATTTTTGATAATGAAGAAGGGGAATTTAATTTTAAATTGAAATAA
- a CDS encoding AAA family ATPase has product MSTKKKLNQLKNLIGIKKAIIVEGNIDDIYEYKGRYINIHEIIFNIFDEKKYSDKFIFDQNSGLRGSKFSNLLLNDNQISNQQSLNDFEELFSDNTQSSSEDSIKFKKPIDFFSILNKNLNRIDNKKIVFLADYTNFVFADNSLELEDRIVLTEFSKSLKESEFSISKIDELSNCIIFLTKKINQLPPNLYLDNPEILILTIPKPNREERREFLSTLKSLISVTDISLEFENIVDATEGWTLKELSHFVKFSCNFAQPITFNKLFNIYNYGEKISPWEELSYEKMLSIKDVLSSKVIGQEDAISKVIKIIYKAYTGLSGVTYSSKRSKPKGTLFFVGPTGTGKTELAKAITTFLFNDETNLIRFDMSEYGQENSDQKLIGAPPGYVGFEGGGQLTNAVKEKPFSVILFDEIEKANPKIFDKFLQILEDGRLTDNTGQTVSFSETFIIFTSNIGAAEVSPNQESTLIYNEFIRKVQNHFTNELNRPELLGRFGNNIIPFNFIKDLSLKAKIIKQKVKPLQIAIYEKYKAKLYIDLNDQNIIEIILQNADERRGGRDVLNSLETNLVDPLSEFIFKNLQNIKPGVKIQVFVQQGKINFNING; this is encoded by the coding sequence ATGAGTACAAAAAAAAAATTAAATCAATTAAAAAATCTTATTGGAATTAAAAAGGCAATAATTGTTGAAGGAAATATTGATGATATTTATGAATACAAAGGAAGATATATTAATATTCATGAAATTATTTTTAATATTTTTGATGAAAAAAAGTATTCTGATAAATTTATATTTGATCAAAACTCTGGATTAAGAGGTTCAAAATTTTCAAATTTACTTTTAAATGATAATCAAATTTCTAATCAACAGTCTTTAAATGATTTTGAAGAGTTATTTTCTGATAATACTCAGTCATCTTCAGAGGACTCTATAAAATTTAAAAAACCAATTGATTTTTTTTCAATTTTAAATAAAAATTTAAATAGAATAGATAATAAAAAAATAGTTTTTTTAGCAGATTATACTAATTTTGTTTTTGCTGATAATTCATTAGAATTAGAAGATAGAATTGTATTAACGGAATTTTCAAAATCATTAAAAGAATCTGAATTTTCAATTTCAAAAATTGATGAGTTATCTAATTGTATTATTTTTTTAACTAAAAAAATAAATCAATTACCACCAAATTTATATTTAGATAATCCAGAAATTTTAATACTTACTATTCCAAAACCAAATAGAGAGGAAAGAAGAGAATTTCTTTCAACTCTAAAATCATTAATATCTGTAACAGATATTTCATTGGAATTTGAAAATATAGTGGATGCTACAGAAGGTTGAACTTTAAAGGAATTATCTCATTTTGTAAAGTTTTCTTGTAATTTTGCACAACCAATAACATTTAATAAATTATTTAATATTTACAATTATGGAGAAAAAATTTCTCCATGAGAAGAATTAAGTTATGAAAAAATGTTAAGTATTAAAGATGTTTTGTCTTCAAAAGTAATTGGTCAAGAAGATGCAATTTCAAAAGTAATAAAAATTATTTATAAGGCATATACAGGACTAAGTGGAGTTACTTATTCTTCAAAACGTAGTAAACCAAAAGGAACATTATTTTTTGTGGGTCCAACAGGTACAGGAAAAACAGAGTTAGCAAAAGCAATAACAACATTTTTATTTAATGATGAAACAAATTTAATTAGATTTGATATGTCAGAATATGGACAAGAAAATTCTGATCAAAAATTAATTGGGGCTCCTCCGGGCTATGTTGGTTTTGAAGGTGGAGGTCAATTAACAAATGCAGTAAAAGAAAAACCTTTTTCTGTAATTCTTTTTGATGAAATTGAAAAAGCAAATCCTAAAATATTTGATAAATTCTTGCAAATTTTGGAAGATGGAAGATTAACAGATAATACAGGACAAACAGTAAGTTTTAGTGAAACTTTTATAATCTTTACTTCAAATATTGGTGCAGCAGAAGTAAGTCCAAATCAAGAAAGTACTTTAATATATAATGAATTTATAAGAAAAGTGCAAAACCATTTTACTAATGAATTAAATCGACCAGAACTACTTGGAAGATTTGGAAATAATATAATTCCATTTAATTTTATTAAAGATTTATCTTTAAAAGCAAAAATTATTAAGCAAAAGGTTAAACCATTGCAAATTGCTATTTATGAAAAATACAAAGCTAAATTATATATTGACCTAAATGATCAAAATATAATAGAGATCATTTTACAAAATGCAGATGAAAGAAGAGGAGGAAGAGATGTTTTAAATTCTTTAGAAACAAATCTTGTTGATCCATTATCTGAATTTATATTTAAAAATTTACAAAATATTAAACCAGGAGTTAAAATTCAAGTTTTTGTACAACAAGGAAAAATTAACTTTAATATAAATGGCTAA
- a CDS encoding nitroreductase family protein → MTKSLELLKKRRSAKRFVNDFKIDDSKLNELLESIRMAPSSFGMEPFRVIYIENKEIRDELFQAWWNQVGITQATGLLIWVGFKEEYITKTLIPEQNQRNIPEQFANIRTQMVGGLTSALAVHGMNYEEWSARQTYISVGTVLNTAEELGIDLCPSEGFDPNEVAKVLEKHNLIDIKSEKVMVGSFVGKVDTSQDFHHFFEKTRKPMELAAKVVK, encoded by the coding sequence ATGACAAAAAGTTTAGAACTATTAAAAAAAAGACGTTCAGCAAAAAGGTTTGTAAATGATTTTAAAATTGATGATTCAAAATTAAATGAATTATTAGAATCAATAAGAATGGCCCCTTCTTCATTTGGAATGGAACCGTTTAGAGTGATTTATATTGAAAACAAAGAAATAAGAGATGAGTTATTTCAAGCTTGATGAAATCAAGTTGGAATAACTCAGGCTACTGGTTTATTAATTTGAGTGGGATTTAAGGAAGAATACATAACAAAAACATTAATTCCAGAACAAAATCAAAGAAATATTCCAGAACAATTTGCAAATATTAGAACTCAAATGGTGGGAGGCTTAACATCAGCACTTGCTGTTCATGGTATGAATTATGAAGAATGAAGTGCAAGACAAACATATATATCAGTGGGAACAGTATTAAACACAGCAGAAGAATTAGGAATTGATTTATGTCCTTCTGAAGGATTTGATCCTAATGAGGTAGCCAAAGTCTTAGAAAAACATAATTTAATAGATATAAAATCTGAAAAAGTTATGGTAGGTTCATTTGTTGGAAAAGTGGATACTAGTCAAGATTTCCATCATTTCTTTGAAAAAACAAGAAAACCGATGGAGCTTGCAGCAAAAGTAGTTAAATAA